In the Nothobranchius furzeri strain GRZ-AD chromosome 15, NfurGRZ-RIMD1, whole genome shotgun sequence genome, one interval contains:
- the LOC107390496 gene encoding synaptophysin has protein sequence MDVVNQLVAQGQFTIIKQPLGFIKVLQWIFAIFAFSTCGSYSGMFKMSVECKNRSDSDLGIEVEFEYPFRLHQVYFDAPTCKGGNRERLFLVGDYSSSAEFFVTIGVFSFLYSMAALAAYCFVLEKYRENNKGARIDFGVTAVFAFMWLVSSCAWAKGLSDVKTATDPDRVITLIGACDEPEVRCKEVFEPKVSGLNTSVAFGFINLILWLGNLWFVFKETGWMAAFAGTYVPSQEKQPAPDSFGQGGYGQQDPYAGTQGGYQPEYGQQGGYSEDGGYNQGYEQQPTSYSNQM, from the exons ATGGATGTTGTAAACCAG CTGGTGGCCCAGGGCCAGTTCACCATAATCAAACAACCACTGGGATTCATCAAAGTTCTTCAGTGG ATCTTTGCTATCTTCGCCTTCTCGACATGTGGCAGCTACTCTGGCATGTTCAAGATGAGTGTGGAGTGTAAAAACCGGTCGGACAGCGACCTCGGCATTGAAGTAGAATTTGAATATCCTTTCAG GCTCCATCAGGTTTACTTCGACGCCCCCACCTGTAAGGGAGGGAACCGCGAGCGCCTGTTCCTGGTCGGAGACTACTCCTCTTCAGCCGAGTTCTTCGTCACCATTGGTGTTTTCTCCTTCCTGTACTCCATGGCGGCCCTGGCTGCATACTGCTTTGTGCTGGAGAAGTACCGTGAAAACAACAAGGGGGCTCGGATT GACTTTGGCGTGACAGCAGTGTTTGCCTTCATGTGGCTTGTTTCCTCGTGTGCGTGGGCCAAAGGTCTGTCGGATGTGAAAACAGCTACCGATCCAGATAGAGTCATCACTCTCATCGGAGCCTGTGATGAGCCAGAGGTTCGCTGCAAAGAGGTCTTTGAGCCCAAGGTCTCGGGCCTCAACACGTCTGTG GCTTTTGGTTTCATCAACCTGATTCTGTGGCTGGGGAACCTGTGGTTCGTCTTCAAAGAGACCGGCTGGATGGCTGCATTCGCTGGAACATACGTCCCCTCGCAGGAGAAGCAGCCCGCCCCCGATTCCTTCGGACAGGGAGGCTACGGACAGCAGGACCCCTACGCCGGCACCCAGGGGGGATACCAGCCTGAATATGGCCAACAAGGAGGCTACAGTGAAGATGGAGGTTACAACCAGGGCTATGAACAGCAGCCCACCTCCTACTCCAATCAAATGTGA